The genomic stretch NNNNNNNNNNNNNNNNNNNNNNNNNNNNNNNNNNNNNNNNNNNNNNNNNNNNNNNNNNNNNNNNNNNNNNNNNNNNNNNNNNNNNNNNNNNNNNNNNNNNNNNNNNNNNNNNNNNNNNNNNNNNNNNNNNNNNNNNNNNNNNNNNNNNNNNNNNNNNNNNNNNNNNNNNNNNNNNNNNNNNNNNNNNNNNNNNNNNNNNNNNNNNNNNNNNNNNNNNNNNNNNNNNNNNNNNNNNNNNNNNNNNNNNNNNNNNNNNNNNNNNNNNNNNNNNNNNNNNNNNNNNNNNNNNNNNNNNNNNNNNNNNNNNNNNNNNNNNNNNNNNNNNNNNNNNNNNNNNNNNNNNNNNNNNNNNNNNNNNNNNNNNNNNNNNNNNNNNNNNNNNNNNNNNNNNNNNNNNNNNNNNNNNNNNNNNNNNNNNNNNNNNNNNNNNNNNNNNNNNNNNNNNNNNNNNNNNNNNNNNNNNNNNNNNNNNNNNNNNNNNNNNNNNNNNNNNNNNNNNNNNNNNNNNNNNNNNNNNNNNNNNNNNNNNNNNNNNNNNNNNCGCGCCGGGCAGCCGGAGCCGTCGGCCAGGCGCCGCGTCGGCCGGAAGGTGGCGGTGAGCGCCGGAGCGCTCGGCCTCGTCGCGGCCGCCGCACTGGTCGTCGTACAGCTGCTGGGAAGCGAAGGGACCACGCCGGCCGGTATGACCCCGCACACCAAGGCCGCGGTGTTCAGCTCCTGGGAGGCCAAGCCGCTGTCCGAGGGGACGGGGATGCCTCAGTGTTCGTACGGGGCCGGCAGGTTGCTGTGTGCGCGGCCCGGTGCGGTCTTCGCGCTCTCCCCCGCCGACGGAAAGCTGCTGTGGCACCACTCGGTCGCCGCCGGGCCGGTCAGCGGACCGCCGGTTCTCTCGGACTCGCTCGTGCAGCTCTCCACGAACGGCGGCTCGCGGCTGGAGGCCTTCGACCTGCGCTCCGGCAACGAGGTGGGGAAGCGGCCGCTGCCGCAGGGCGCGACGGGCCGCTACGCCGGTGGCACGGCCCTGTTCACCGGAGCCGACGGAACGGTCAGCGGCGTGGAAAGCAAGTCGGGCCGGACGAAGTGGAGTCATCGGCTCCCGGGCTCCGGCACCCCGTTCCTCGCCTCGTTCGGCGGGGACCCGCTGGTCTACGCGACCACCACGTCGCCGGACGGGACGCGCACCCACGTCGCCGCGGTGGATCCCGGTACCGGTGCCGTGCGCTGGAACGCCTCGCTGAACGGGGTGCTGGAGCCGGTCGGCAGCCAGGGCGGGTCCCTGGCCTTCCTGTCCGTCGACCGGGCCACCGGGGAGGCGAACGCCGTGGTCCGTTACACGCCGGGCACGAAGACGTCGCGCCGGGTGGCGCTGCCGGTCCCGCGGCTGACGCCGCAGGCCACCGTGCACGGCGACACGGTGTACCTGCTGGCCACGGGCGGCTCGCTGGAGGCCGTCGGCCTGAACGCCGGCAAGCGGCGGTGGCACATCGAAACGTCCGTCAGCCGCGGCTCGGCCCCGGTCGGCGACGGTGCGCACGTCTACTTCACCGCGGCCGACGGACGCCTGCTGGCGTTCGACGCGCACGACGGACACCTCATCGGGCAGACCCGGCCGCGGCTCGGCGCCGACGCGGACAAGGTCACCGCGGAGCTGCCGGCACCGGTGGTCGTCGACGGCCACGTCTACGCCGCCGCTCCCGACGGAACGGTCTTCGGCGTCGGGGCGCGCAATCCGGCCGACTGGTGACGTGCAGAGGTGACTGGCAAAGGTGACTGGCAAAGGTGACTGGCAAAGGTGACTGGCAAAGGTGACTGACAAAAGGGGACCGACAAGGTGACTGACAAAGGGGCCGCCCCCGCCGGAGGCGGCCCCTTCCACGTGCGGCCTGGGTCAGCTTCTACGTGCGGGCTGGGTCAGCCCAGCTTGGTCACGTCGCGGACCGCGCCCTTGTCCGCGCTGGTCGCCATCGCGGCGTAGGCGCGCAGGGCGGCCGAGACCTTGCGGTCGCGGTTCCCGGGGGCGTAGACGCCGCCCAAGGCCTGCTCGCGGCGGGCCAGTTCGGCCTCGTCGACCAGCAGCTCGATCGTGCGGTTCGGGATGTCGATGCGGATGCGGTCGCCGTCCTGGACCAGGGCGATGGTGCCGCCGGAGGCCGCCTCGGGAGAGGCGTGGCCGATGGACAGACCCGATGTGCCGCCCGAGAAACGGCCGTCGGTGATCAGGGCGCAGGTCTTGCCGAGGCCGCGGCCCTTCAGGTACGAGGTCGGGTAGAGCATCTCCTGCATGCCGGGGCCGCCCTTGGGACCCTCGTAGCGGATGACGACGACGTCGCCGTCCCTGACCTCGTGGGTGAGGATGCGCTGGACGGCCTCCTCCTGGGACTCGCAGACGACCGCCGGGCCCTCGAAGGTCCAGATGGACTCGTCGACACCGGCCGTCTTGACCACACAGCCGTCCACGGCCAGGTTGCCCTTGAGGACCGCGAGGCCGCCGTCCTTGGAGTAGGCGTGCTCGACGGAGCGGATGCAGCCGCCCTCCGCGTCCTCGTCCAGGGCCTCCCAGCGCTCGGACTGGGAGAAGGCCTGGGCGGAGCGGACACAGCCCGGGGCGGCGTGCCAGAGCTCGACCGCCTCCGGGGACGGGGAGCCGCCGCGGACGTCCCAGGTCTTCAGCCAGTCGGCCAGGGACGGGCTGTGGACCGCGTGCACGTCCTCGTTGAGCAGGCCGGCGCGGTGCAGTTCGCCGAGCAGGGCCGGGATGCCGCCGGCGCGGTGCACGTCCTCCATGTAGTACGTGCGGTTCTTCGCGACGTTCGGGGCGACCTTCGCCAGGCAGGGGACGCGGCGCGAGACGGCGTCGATCTGCTCCAGGCCGAAGGGGACGCCCGCCTCCTGGGCGGCGGCCAGCAGGTGCAGGATCGTGTTGGTGGAGCCGCCCATCGCGATGTCCAGGGCCATGGCGTTCTCGAAGGCCTGGAAGGTGGCGATGTTGAGCGGGAGGACCGACTCGTCGTCCTGCTCGTAGTAG from Streptomyces roseochromogenus subsp. oscitans DS 12.976 encodes the following:
- a CDS encoding PQQ-binding-like beta-propeller repeat protein, encoding RAGQPEPSARRRVGRKVAVSAGALGLVAAAALVVVQLLGSEGTTPAGMTPHTKAAVFSSWEAKPLSEGTGMPQCSYGAGRLLCARPGAVFALSPADGKLLWHHSVAAGPVSGPPVLSDSLVQLSTNGGSRLEAFDLRSGNEVGKRPLPQGATGRYAGGTALFTGADGTVSGVESKSGRTKWSHRLPGSGTPFLASFGGDPLVYATTTSPDGTRTHVAAVDPGTGAVRWNASLNGVLEPVGSQGGSLAFLSVDRATGEANAVVRYTPGTKTSRRVALPVPRLTPQATVHGDTVYLLATGGSLEAVGLNAGKRRWHIETSVSRGSAPVGDGAHVYFTAADGRLLAFDAHDGHLIGQTRPRLGADADKVTAELPAPVVVDGHVYAAAPDGTVFGVGARNPADW
- the ilvD gene encoding dihydroxy-acid dehydratase; the encoded protein is MPELRSRTVTHGRNMAGARALMRASGVPGADIGRKPIIAVANSFTEFVPGHTHLQPVGRIVSEAITEAGGIPREFNTIAVDDGIAMGHGGMLYSLPSRDLIADSVEYMVEAHCADALVCISNCDKITPGMLLAALRLNIPTVFVSGGPMESGRATLVDGTVRTLDLVDAISDAVNDKISDEDILRIEESACPTCGSCSGMFTANSMNCLTEAIGLSLPGNGSVLATHTARKQLYVDAARTVMDLTRRYYEQDDESVLPLNIATFQAFENAMALDIAMGGSTNTILHLLAAAQEAGVPFGLEQIDAVSRRVPCLAKVAPNVAKNRTYYMEDVHRAGGIPALLGELHRAGLLNEDVHAVHSPSLADWLKTWDVRGGSPSPEAVELWHAAPGCVRSAQAFSQSERWEALDEDAEGGCIRSVEHAYSKDGGLAVLKGNLAVDGCVVKTAGVDESIWTFEGPAVVCESQEEAVQRILTHEVRDGDVVVIRYEGPKGGPGMQEMLYPTSYLKGRGLGKTCALITDGRFSGGTSGLSIGHASPEAASGGTIALVQDGDRIRIDIPNRTIELLVDEAELARREQALGGVYAPGNRDRKVSAALRAYAAMATSADKGAVRDVTKLG